Proteins encoded in a region of the uncultured Pseudodesulfovibrio sp. genome:
- a CDS encoding autotransporter outer membrane beta-barrel domain-containing protein, with the protein MVADASSSMAGLLDGPVEKPLWGLYVEPVYSFGHRAGSATSEGYDSNMVGLEVGLDRKFGDQWLAGAFGGYGVGRIDFNGSNFYGHNNEDQKLYTFGLYGGYRIGDLILTDTLSTTYAEHNMERYAGVNQMARAHYFSWLTHNELLATYNWQPAEYWIISPHVGVNVTYVHQDEFTETEVGNAIHYDDLDKVFADALLGVRVTRQYMVLGIDVAPYVGAGLVHSLGNGDITVRQYIATTSARVTTDNDANRFAPEAGVTVRPNDRTSLTLAYSAEFGDTSQSQSILGLLRWQF; encoded by the coding sequence CATGGTGGCGGACGCCTCCTCGTCCATGGCGGGGCTGCTGGATGGCCCTGTCGAAAAGCCGCTGTGGGGACTGTACGTGGAGCCCGTGTACAGCTTCGGGCACCGGGCCGGTTCGGCGACCAGCGAGGGATATGATTCCAACATGGTCGGGTTGGAGGTCGGTCTGGACCGCAAGTTCGGCGACCAATGGTTGGCCGGAGCCTTCGGCGGCTACGGTGTAGGCCGCATCGATTTCAACGGTTCCAATTTCTACGGGCACAACAACGAGGACCAGAAGCTCTACACCTTCGGTCTTTATGGCGGCTACCGGATCGGAGATCTAATTCTTACCGATACCCTGTCGACGACCTATGCCGAGCACAATATGGAGCGCTACGCGGGCGTGAACCAAATGGCCAGGGCCCACTATTTTTCCTGGCTGACCCACAACGAGCTGCTGGCCACCTATAACTGGCAGCCCGCAGAATACTGGATCATCTCGCCACACGTTGGCGTCAACGTGACCTATGTTCATCAGGACGAGTTCACCGAGACCGAGGTCGGCAACGCTATCCACTACGATGACCTGGACAAGGTCTTTGCCGACGCTCTGCTGGGCGTACGCGTTACCCGTCAGTACATGGTGCTGGGCATAGATGTTGCCCCTTATGTGGGCGCGGGCCTGGTGCACAGCCTGGGTAACGGAGACATTACCGTACGCCAGTATATCGCCACCACTTCGGCCAGGGTGACCACCGATAACGACGCCAATCGCTTCGCGCCTGAGGCTGGTGTCACCGTCCGGCCCAATGACCGTACCTCCCTCACTCTGGCCTACTCCGCCGAGTTCGGCGATACCTCCCAATCCCAGTCCATCCTCGGCCTCCTGCGCTGGCAGTTTTAA
- the ispD gene encoding 2-C-methyl-D-erythritol 4-phosphate cytidylyltransferase gives MNDIWAIILAAGSGTRMAGATGGERKQYLEYQSAPLFWHGARTFSRVADVRGLVFVFPPEDVPAMEKKLRQFFKTEDLGVQWAVIAGGERRQDSVRNGLTGLPKSCGKVLIHDSARPFFSARLVRELLDSLNSGAQGVIPAVPVTDTIKRVAGDTVAETLNRSELAAVQTPQGFETAILREAHERALAEGWEVTDDASMVERLAEVMVVPGETGNIKITVPEDLKRLREARTTVPCIGWGYDVHRFGGEHDRPMVLGGVPIPGGPCTVAHSDGDVLLHALADAILGTFGGGDIGTHFPDTDPNFDNADSGVLVREVLTIAERAETRIVHADLTVITQVPRLAPHAAQIAKNVARLLGLEAHQVNFKATTEEKLGFTGEKKGIKAVACVTGLREM, from the coding sequence AGTACCAGTCCGCCCCGCTGTTCTGGCACGGTGCCCGGACCTTTTCCCGCGTGGCCGACGTGCGCGGGCTGGTTTTCGTCTTCCCGCCCGAAGACGTTCCGGCCATGGAAAAGAAGCTTCGCCAATTCTTCAAGACCGAGGACCTGGGCGTGCAATGGGCCGTGATCGCTGGCGGCGAGCGCCGCCAGGACTCGGTGCGCAACGGCCTGACCGGCCTGCCCAAATCATGCGGCAAGGTCCTTATCCACGATTCCGCCCGTCCCTTTTTCTCTGCCCGGCTGGTCCGCGAACTGCTGGACTCGCTTAATTCCGGCGCGCAGGGTGTGATCCCGGCCGTGCCCGTGACCGACACCATCAAACGGGTGGCGGGCGACACGGTGGCCGAAACCCTGAACCGCTCCGAACTGGCGGCCGTGCAGACCCCGCAAGGGTTTGAGACCGCGATTCTGCGCGAGGCTCACGAACGCGCCCTGGCCGAGGGCTGGGAAGTCACGGACGACGCCTCCATGGTCGAACGGCTGGCCGAGGTCATGGTTGTCCCGGGCGAGACCGGCAACATCAAGATCACCGTTCCCGAAGACCTCAAGCGTTTGCGGGAAGCCCGCACAACCGTGCCCTGCATCGGCTGGGGTTACGACGTGCACCGCTTCGGCGGCGAGCACGACCGGCCCATGGTCCTGGGCGGCGTACCCATTCCCGGCGGCCCCTGCACCGTGGCCCACTCGGACGGCGACGTGCTCCTGCACGCCCTGGCCGACGCCATCCTCGGGACCTTCGGCGGCGGGGATATCGGCACCCATTTCCCGGACACGGACCCGAATTTCGACAACGCGGACAGCGGCGTGCTCGTGCGCGAGGTCCTGACCATAGCCGAACGGGCCGAGACCCGCATCGTGCACGCTGACCTGACCGTCATCACCCAGGTGCCGCGCCTGGCACCCCATGCCGCGCAGATCGCCAAGAACGTGGCCCGGCTGCTCGGTCTGGAAGCGCATCAGGTCAATTTCAAGGCCACCACCGAGGAGAAACTCGGCTTTACCGGCGAAAAGAAAGGTATCAAGGCCGTGGCCTGCGTCACCGGTCTGAGGGAGATGTGA